In Mytilus edulis chromosome 7, xbMytEdul2.2, whole genome shotgun sequence, a single genomic region encodes these proteins:
- the LOC139481435 gene encoding complement C1q-like protein 2, translated as MLEHKHIFLFLIQLLYVYGLKETFINEDILHRISLLENKVADLENENAHLAERMTICENECVKPKALFSNSQTTDKSDTDKMNLTTKDTTQNAKDFKQRPSYSDRNIRLAKRRENRIVSKALEDGKIAFTATNSNDIGHLGNHQTIVFDHVVTNMGNQYNSQSGIFTTSVSGFYVFFVELRAMDHATLYAEIVKDGSTLVVTFVAAPNVKYHHRSDSNMAVVHLNQGESVWVKTVEVYQQTGLLVDDGSSFSGFLLYRD; from the exons ATGTTGGAACACAAACATATTTTCCTTTTTCTGATACAACTTTTATATGTTTATGGTTTAAAGGAAACGTTTATCAATGAAGACATACTTCATAGAATTTCTCTTCTTGAAAACAAGGTAGCCGATTTAGAAAATGAGAACGCGCACCTTGCAGAAAGAATGACAATATGTGAAAATGAATGTGTAAAACCTAAGGCATTATTCAGCAATTCACAAACTACTGATAAAAG CGATACAGACAAAATGAATCTGACTACAAAGGACACAACCCAGAATGCAAAAG ATTTCAAACAAAGACCTAGTTACAGCGACAGAAATATCAGATTGGCGAAAAGAAGAGAAAACAGAATTGTTTCCAAAGCATTAG aagACGGAAAAATCGCATTTACAGCTACAAACAGTAATGACATTGGGCACTTAGGAAATCATCAAACTATTGTGTTTGATCATGTTGTGACAAACATGGGTAATCAATATAATTCACAAAGCGGAATTTTTACCACTTCGGTCTCTGGtttttatgtgtttttcgttGAATTACGGGCGATGGACCATGCAACTTTGTACGCAGAAATTGTGAAAGACGGTTCAACACTTGTCGTGACGTTTGTTGCAGCACCAAATGTGAAATATCACCATCGTTCTGATAGTAATATGGCAGTGGTCCATCTTAATCAGGGTGAATCTGTTTGGGTAAAAACTGTAGAAGTTTATCAACAAACGGGTCTATTAGTGGATGACGGGTCTTCATTTTCTGGTTTCTTGCTTTATCGAGATTAA
- the LOC139483118 gene encoding interferon-inducible GTPase 5-like, with the protein MGQSNSINENELSQEDQLMHRVENEGPEAIAQHVRENLDSWKKEELKIGISGRVKTGKSTFINAVLGLEPKQPGAAKSGSGNTTQHVTPYQHPRNEQIVLFEFPGVGTDAHPKTKYMTEVNAIKCDYFFIFFDSVISDDDIWLAKRLKDINTPYCFVRSMIDQDIQNAKFDGKNADTVLGEVREKVKTSVSANHITNGTNIFFISGRYTDQGEFSQLLNHMEQNLPSLKFDSILFSISAISKEVIERKYQKLKTRVKVVSVGAALISAEPIPFIDLVINLQLMINELHHYLDTFGIDLNKIESLSTDVKERLSAWNILTKSGKALAIFITQQIGKAAAVAIVESVADLFIPIIGSLISAPTTFLVVNDFLSKNLDQLKEDAIVIYDNALHSQQSLHTDAQVIRLK; encoded by the coding sequence ATGGGACAGAGCAATTCaattaatgaaaatgaattatCGCAAGAGGATCAACTGATGCACAGAGTGGAAAATGAAGGACCAGAGGCTATTGCACAACATGTAAGAGAAAATCTCGACAGCTGGAAGAAAGAGGAATTAAAAATAGGCATTTCTGGCCGAGTTAAAACAGGAAAATCGACATTCATTAATGCTGTACTTGGTTTGGAACCTAAGCAACCAGGTGCTGCAAAATCAGGATCTGGGAATACAACGCAGCACGTTACGCCATACCAACATCCGCGGAATGAACAAATAGTTTTGTTCGAATTTCCTGGTGTTGGAACTGATGCACATcctaaaacaaaatacatgacaGAAGTAAATGCTATAAAGTgtgattattttttcatttttttcgatTCGGTTATCAGCGATGATGATATTTGGCTGGCTAAACGATTGAAAGATATCAACACACCCTATTGCTTTGTACGATCTATGATCGACCAAGACATTCAAAATGCAAAATTTGATGGGAAGAATGCAGATACTGTACTAGGAGAAGTCAGAGAGAAAGTTAAGACATCTGTCTCTGCGAATCATATCACCAACGGAACAAACATTTTCTTTATATCAGGTCGATATACAGATCAAGGCGAATTTTCGCAGTTGCTGAATCATATGGAGCAAAATCTCCCATCGTTGAAATTTGATTCAATCTTGTTTTCAATATCTGCAATATCAAAGGAAGTTATTGAAAGGAAATACCAGAAACTGAAGACAAGAGTAAAAGTTGTTTCAGTCGGAGCAGCCCTAATATCAGCAGAACCTATCCCTTTCATAGATCTTGTAATAAACTTACAATTAATGATAAACGAGCTACATCACTACCTTGATACTTTTGGTATTGATTTGAACAAAATTGAAAGCTTGTCAACTGATGTCAAAGAAAGGTTAAGTGCTTGGAATATTCTAACGAAATCAGGTAAAGCTCTTGCAATCTTCATTACACAGCAGATCGGCAAAGCAGCTGCAGTTGCCATTGTTGAAAGTGTTGCAGATCTTTTTATTCCTATTATTGGATCGTTAATATCTGCTCCAACAACCTTTTTAGTAGTGAATGATTTTCTGAGCAAAAATCTTGATCAACTGAAAGAAGATGCTATTGTTATATACGACAATGCGTTGCATTCTCAGCAAAGTCTTCATACTGACGCACAGGTTATTCGACTCAAATAA